CCGACACTGATGGAAAAGGGTGTTCGATATTACTATGAGACCGCCCAGGAACAGCTGAACAAATTGGATCTGAACGTCCCCGAATCCCTGGATAAACGTCTGTTCTACATAGGCATATCCGAAGTCTGCCTGGCGATAAAGCAATTTGCGGAAAATTACGTCGCCGCCGCGTCGGAGAAAGCGCGCAGAGAGACAGATCCGGTCCGCAAGCAGGAGCTGCTTGATATGGAAAAGGTTATGAGGCAGGTTCCCTGGAATCCCCCGCGTAACTTCTACGAGGCGATAGAAATGGCCTGGCTGGTCGTCATGTTCCAGTTTATGGAGGGGGCCGGTCCCTCCGCTACACACGGCCGCTTTGACCAGTATATGTATCCTTTTTACCGGCAGGGAATCGCCGACGGGACGCTCACTCCCGAACTGGCCATGGAGTTTATCGAGGAGCTGTATATCAAATGCACGTCGAACCCGTGGTTTGTCTCGACGCCCAGATCGCATATCGTCGGCGGTTACTATCGTTACGCCCATGTGGATGTCGGCGGCCTTGACAAACACGGACATGACGCGACGAACGAACTATCCTACCTCTGTCTGCGGGCCATGCGCTATGTCAAAACGAACGCGCCGACCGTCAGCATCCTTCTGCACCAGAAAACGCCGGACTCCCTGCTTTATGAGGCCTGCGCTCTCGCCGCGGAGGGTATGGGGCATCCGTCGTTTTTTAACTGCGAGACCCTGTATGACATGCTGGAGGGCCGCGCCGCCGGACTGCACGGGAAAAGCCCCTACACCAGAAGGCAGATACTTGAATACGGCGGCCCGATCGGGTACGTCGAAGTCGGCCTTGCGGGACATCAGTTCGGCCACACGGAGGCGGGGAACGTCAACATCCCCGAGTGCTGTAACCTGGTTTTGTTCAACGGCGAGAAAAACGGCAAGCTTATAAGCATCCGCACGGGAGACCCCACGCAGCTCAAAACCTTTGAGGAATTTCTCGCGGCGGTCAAGGCGCAGATAGCGCACACGATCGATATCTGCCACATCGGCCTGACAGTCGGCGAGAAGATCATCGCGGAACGCTTTGCCCTTCCGACCTTCACCATGTTCTGCCGTGACGCGGTTTTGCGGGGCAAAGACGTCACTCAGGGGGGGCTTACTGCAATATCGGCCCCTCAATACAGATAATGGGGCTGGGTACGCTGATCGATTCTCTGGCCGCGGTCAAGAAGGTCGTATATGAGGATAAAGAGGCGACGATCGCGGATATTCGGGCCGCGATAGAGGCAGATTTCGCGGGATACGAGGAATTGCGCGCCAAACTCAGGAAGGCCCCGAAGTACGGCAATAACGACGACTATGCCGACAGCATCGGGATTGACCTGTGGGAATTCTGCGCAGATGAGGTCCGCTCCCATAAAACATATCTGGGGCATTATGCGGACCCGGGAATCAAGACGGTACAGGCCAACGTCGGATACGGCGAGTCTACCCGCGCGACGCCGGACGGCCGCCTCGCCGGTTCTCCCTTTTCCGATACGATGTCCGCCTCTCAGCAGGCCGACATCCACGGCCCGGTGGCTGCCGCGATGAGCTATGGAAAGTTTGATTTTTCCCTCTTCACAAACGGTACGCTTCTGAACATGTGGGTGAACCGCGGCGAGCTGATCGAGGAAGATCTTGAACGGGACGAGAGGGCGGAGAGCGTTCCCCCCTTCGGTATGCCCGCCGTCAATACGCCGGAGGGGACCTATGTCGAACCCGTTTATAAACCGGCTGGCATGAGAAACCTTGCGAACCTGGTCCGTACGATGCTCAACGACATGGGCATCTACCATGTGCAGTTCAATACGGTGAATAAGAAAACGCTGTTGGAGGCGCAGAAAAATCCGGAAAAATATCCGACGCTGATCGTGCGGGTGGCGGGATACAGCGCCTATTGGACCGACCTAGGAGTAAAGACGCAGAACGATATCATCAACCGTACCGAACATAATTTTTAAAGACCGGCCATTTTTGTCAAATGCCGGGCGTCTGAGAAGGGCCGTACATTATTATCCGGGAAGGGAGGAAACCTCATGGCAAACAACAGGGCGGAGAAAACGGCGATTATTTACGATATCGAGGGTTATCGCAACGAAGACGGCCCCGGAATGAGGACCATGGTTTTCTTTAAAGGCTGCCCGTTGAGATGTATGTGGTGCAGCAATCCCTTTGGCCTGAGTATGGAGCCGCAGCTTATTTTCAATCAGAATAAATGCGGCGGCTGCGGAAGGTGCCTTGACCTCTGTCCGGCTTCGGCGAACAGTCTTGAAGAGGGCGGGATACGGATGGATTTTGCGCGCTGTACCGGCTGCGGAAAATGTATCGCTCCCTGCGTAACGGACGCGAGGAGAATATCAGGAGAACAATATACGGTCTCGGAGTTGTTCAAAGAGGTTCAAAAACATGCGCTGTTCTTTCGCAGGAACAGCGGCGGAGTTTCGCTGTCGGGAGGGGAGGTGCTGCTGCAGAGTGAATTCGCCTCGGATTTTCTGCGGGTCTGCCGCGCGAATTATCTCCACACCACGATAGAGACGTCAGGATATGCGGAATGGGAAAAATTTGAAAGTGTGGCACGGTACTGCGACCTCGTTTTTTTTGATTTAAAGATCTTTGACGCCGGCGTCCATAAAAAATACACCGGCGTGGACAATAAAATAATACTTCAAAATATGGAGAAGCTATGTTCCCTTGCGAAGGCGAAGGGCAGCCCCAACGTTATTATTCGCCGGCTGATAATAGAGGGCGTTACGGCCGAGGAGGATATCATCCAGGCGGCGAAGTTTGTCAACGAACTGCCTGTCCATCCGGAAATCAACCTGCTCCCCTTTCACAATTTCGGCGCGGCAAAGTATGCCATGTGCGGGCGGGAGTATCAGATGGAAGAAAAGGCGCTGATGGGTGTCAATGACGCGCTGATGCGGCGCGCGCGGGAATTGACGGTACGGAATGCGCCGAATTGCCGCGTCAGCGTCGGCGGCGGAAATATCGAAGGCGCCGCCCTCTGATAGGCGCGGCAAAACATTTTACAGGGAATTCAGTCTTTCCCTTTCCTTAACAGGCAGCGCCCCGAACAAAACATGCAGGCGGAAAAGGCGGCCGCCGCTGAATACGCACAAGGTTTAAAAAGTCCAAATAAAGGAAGTGACGGCCCGACGGCTCTTATGCCGAGCCGACGAAGAGGTAACTTTAAGGCGGCACACGAAGGTTATTGACTTATGGATGTCTATTCCAAGGAGGCGTGATAGAGATGGTTTTAGGATATATAGGTTTTGGCGAAGCCGCGTTTGAGATGAGCACGGGGCTAAGGGGCGAAGGGCTCAAGGATATTGTCGCGTTTGACAATATGATAGAACATCCGGTCTTCGGCCCGCAAATTAAAAACCGCGCCGGGCTGTCGGCGGTCAAACTTCTTCCTTCGGCCTCGGAGGTCATCGCCGCGAGCGACCTGGTTATGGTAGCGGTCCCGGCGAGCGTCACGCTGCGCACCTGCGAGACGATCGCGGAATATTTCCGTCCTGAACAGCTTTACGTCGACCTCACGGCGGCCTCCCCCGCTATCAAAAAGGCCGCGGCGCTGCTGGCCGGTAAATATGGCGCCGATTTTGTTGATGCCGCGATGATGGGGGTATTGCCCAAATTCAAACACAAAGTTCCCATCCTGGCGTCGGGAGCGGGAGCCGCTCGTTTCTTTGAAACGATGTCTCCCTATGGGATGAAAATCGAGATCGTCGGCGACGAGCCGGGCGCGGCCTCGGGAATTAAACTGGTGCGCAGCTTATGTATGAAGGGTATGGCGGCCGTAGTGATGGAGACGCTGGAGGCGGCCGTCACACTAGGCATCGCGGACCGGGTAGTTCCGGGCATCTGCAAAACTTTAGAGGAATGCACCTTCGAGCAGACGCTGGACCGCCTCTCCGTCGGCACCGCGCTGCATGCAGCAAGGCGCACCGCGGAACTTTCCGGCTGCATGGAAATGCTCCGTGACGCGGGCATAGACAGCACAGTCGCGGAAGCCGCCTCTAAAAAACACGACCTGATCGCCAAACTTAATCTTAAAGAGCATTTCGCGGAAAAGCCGCCTCACGCTTGGCCGGAG
This genomic window from Cloacibacillus sp. contains:
- a CDS encoding glycyl-radical enzyme activating protein, which encodes MANNRAEKTAIIYDIEGYRNEDGPGMRTMVFFKGCPLRCMWCSNPFGLSMEPQLIFNQNKCGGCGRCLDLCPASANSLEEGGIRMDFARCTGCGKCIAPCVTDARRISGEQYTVSELFKEVQKHALFFRRNSGGVSLSGGEVLLQSEFASDFLRVCRANYLHTTIETSGYAEWEKFESVARYCDLVFFDLKIFDAGVHKKYTGVDNKIILQNMEKLCSLAKAKGSPNVIIRRLIIEGVTAEEDIIQAAKFVNELPVHPEINLLPFHNFGAAKYAMCGREYQMEEKALMGVNDALMRRARELTVRNAPNCRVSVGGGNIEGAAL
- a CDS encoding DUF1932 domain-containing protein — translated: MVLGYIGFGEAAFEMSTGLRGEGLKDIVAFDNMIEHPVFGPQIKNRAGLSAVKLLPSASEVIAASDLVMVAVPASVTLRTCETIAEYFRPEQLYVDLTAASPAIKKAAALLAGKYGADFVDAAMMGVLPKFKHKVPILASGAGAARFFETMSPYGMKIEIVGDEPGAASGIKLVRSLCMKGMAAVVMETLEAAVTLGIADRVVPGICKTLEECTFEQTLDRLSVGTALHAARRTAELSGCMEMLRDAGIDSTVAEAASKKHDLIAKLNLKEHFAEKPPHAWPEVIEAVVNSNSGK
- a CDS encoding glycine radical domain-containing protein codes for the protein MPAVNTPEGTYVEPVYKPAGMRNLANLVRTMLNDMGIYHVQFNTVNKKTLLEAQKNPEKYPTLIVRVAGYSAYWTDLGVKTQNDIINRTEHNF